The following coding sequences are from one Enterococcus sp. 4G2_DIV0659 window:
- a CDS encoding NUDIX domain-containing protein has protein sequence MMNFEDFEEKTISRKEIFKGHIIEVVVDEVQLPNGEVGTRELVFHPGAVAVIPITEDNRMIMVKQFRKPMEKVILEIPAGKIDPGEQDLPKETAKRELEEETGYRAGQLSFVTSMYVSPGFANELLHIYYANDLKQVPNPLPQDEDEVLELYMVTLDEAKQAIDEGLICDAKTIFAVQYWELQLLKAKLKEEH, from the coding sequence ATGATGAATTTTGAAGATTTTGAAGAAAAGACAATTTCTAGAAAAGAAATATTTAAAGGGCATATTATCGAGGTTGTCGTGGATGAAGTTCAATTACCAAATGGTGAAGTTGGGACAAGGGAACTAGTTTTCCATCCAGGAGCAGTCGCTGTGATCCCAATCACCGAAGATAACAGAATGATTATGGTCAAACAATTTCGTAAACCAATGGAAAAAGTCATTCTAGAAATTCCTGCTGGAAAAATCGATCCAGGAGAACAGGATCTACCTAAAGAGACAGCTAAAAGAGAACTAGAGGAAGAGACTGGGTATCGTGCAGGACAACTGAGCTTTGTCACATCTATGTATGTATCGCCGGGTTTTGCCAATGAACTTCTCCATATTTACTATGCGAATGATTTAAAACAAGTACCAAATCCTCTTCCTCAGGATGAAGACGAGGTTTTGGAATTATATATGGTCACGCTTGATGAAGCCAAACAAGCGATCGATGAAGGATTAATCTGTGATGCAAAAACAATTTTTGCTGTTCAGTATTGGGAATTACAATTACTTAAAGCAAAATTGAAGGAGGAACATTGA
- the macP gene encoding cell wall synthase accessory phosphoprotein MacP gives MSKGPLVTRTELRRRKEEAEKEAQKQFEREQKAAEKEYRKKDKEISNFYRKEHKKQKEITKSRSNEQTKIRERSTTLTKAIIIVSILLAIVIFIVLNL, from the coding sequence ATGAGTAAAGGTCCGTTAGTCACTCGGACAGAACTAAGGCGACGGAAAGAAGAAGCCGAAAAAGAAGCACAAAAACAATTTGAGCGAGAACAAAAAGCTGCCGAAAAAGAATATCGAAAAAAAGATAAAGAAATCTCAAACTTTTATCGAAAAGAACACAAAAAGCAAAAAGAAATCACCAAATCACGTTCAAATGAGCAGACTAAAATTCGTGAACGCAGCACTACTTTAACAAAAGCAATTATTATTGTATCGATTTTATTGGCGATCGTCATATTTATCGTATTGAATTTATAG
- a CDS encoding biotin transporter BioY, producing MKTTDITKIALMVSIIIILGFFPPIPISLLPVPIVIQNAGFMLSGLLLGKKNGTIATLLFLVLVGIGFPILAGGRGGLVVFFGITAGYLLAYPFATFFIGWMTQKFNPNNQNVAYAFGITVLFGALFIDFFGALGISLLSDVSLSKSLLGTLAFIPGDIIKALLTAIIAKRISKALSKRGD from the coding sequence ATGAAGACAACAGATATCACGAAAATTGCTCTTATGGTCAGTATCATTATTATTTTAGGTTTTTTTCCACCGATTCCAATTAGTTTATTACCAGTGCCGATTGTCATTCAAAATGCTGGTTTTATGCTTAGCGGGCTACTTCTTGGAAAGAAAAATGGAACAATTGCTACACTACTTTTTCTAGTTCTAGTTGGGATAGGATTTCCGATTTTGGCTGGTGGAAGAGGAGGTTTGGTTGTTTTTTTCGGTATTACTGCGGGGTATCTTTTGGCGTATCCTTTTGCAACATTCTTTATTGGCTGGATGACTCAAAAGTTCAATCCGAATAATCAAAATGTTGCTTATGCATTTGGAATTACTGTTCTTTTCGGTGCGCTGTTTATTGACTTTTTTGGAGCCCTTGGTATCAGTCTTTTATCAGATGTGTCACTATCAAAAAGTTTGCTGGGCACTCTAGCTTTTATTCCTGGAGATATTATTAAAGCACTTTTGACAGCTATTATAGCAAAAAGAATCTCAAAAGCACTTTCAAAAAGGGGCGACTAG
- a CDS encoding NUDIX domain-containing protein — MTYFSSKEEEKQYYEQQADETDFLNWYHQQELPEYEKPSLTVDIVLMCYNKEEDQLKILLIKRKGHPYRNSWALPGGFVNRNESTGESVLRETKEETGVIISKDNIEQLHSFSRPDRDPRGWVVTISYLAFIGEEPLIAGDDAKEVRWFTMERKENLLSLINGDVEIILDLKTGHSTGKDTLAFDHSEIILKAFNRVTNKMEHDPQVLQVLGKDFTITEARKVFAKFSGADYKTIDHSNFKKAMLHHFKEIGERPVGIGRPSKIYQLKSEEN; from the coding sequence TTGACATACTTTAGTTCAAAGGAAGAAGAAAAGCAATACTACGAACAACAAGCCGATGAAACTGACTTTCTAAACTGGTATCATCAACAAGAACTTCCTGAATACGAAAAACCTTCTCTGACTGTGGATATTGTTTTGATGTGTTATAACAAAGAAGAAGATCAACTAAAAATACTATTAATAAAAAGAAAAGGACATCCTTACAGAAATTCTTGGGCGTTACCTGGTGGATTCGTCAATAGAAATGAATCCACAGGTGAAAGCGTGCTACGTGAGACAAAAGAAGAAACGGGTGTAATCATTTCTAAGGATAATATCGAACAACTTCATAGTTTCAGTAGACCAGATCGTGACCCTCGAGGCTGGGTCGTTACCATTAGTTATTTAGCATTTATCGGTGAAGAACCTTTGATCGCAGGAGATGATGCAAAAGAAGTTCGCTGGTTTACAATGGAACGAAAAGAAAATCTTCTTTCTTTAATAAATGGTGATGTAGAAATTATCTTGGATTTAAAAACAGGACATTCGACTGGAAAAGACACTTTAGCTTTTGACCATAGTGAAATCATTTTAAAAGCCTTTAATCGTGTAACAAACAAAATGGAGCACGATCCTCAAGTTCTGCAAGTTTTGGGGAAAGATTTCACTATCACAGAAGCTCGTAAAGTGTTTGCTAAATTTTCTGGCGCTGATTACAAAACGATCGATCACTCTAATTTTAAAAAAGCAATGCTTCATCATTTTAAAGAAATTGGAGAACGTCCTGTAGGGATTGGACGACCATCTAAAATTTATCAGTTAAAATCTGAAGAAAATTAA
- a CDS encoding MucBP domain-containing protein, translating into MKKGMIRSKQFFLISFLFVVGIFFTSISSSQIKAKKDETKGVSNRNLSSYVTEEEWMPITKYEFSKVRVGLDQFLAFNFGGSKDVELGNLPYTTEQLNEDNLTPILTPTFYYLDGEKYISTIFDVGVPGDFDDGRPGSSSGLIIMDNEFTHEFGNLYGNYDPSIVFKNFKQYKKNGSNGSLSLKNVFELESSNDPSYHLKITQTMEYVSDDGRVLVTYEYQNLSTETITDYAFGSLLDTKLGEDDDVNIYYIGKKRGLYIENEGYRLDFRFDMPNGAANWQGTDYAGGGAFANNFISVDDTGQEQLGEDQAAEGMVAEVQGDSAIIFKTKPVTLKTGESTKLAYGVSVSAMDLAPKITSKNENGTYFGGNVTVEGTWQDIDSNSADLYAKINGKTPIKLNKDKLMNDPKNTVHDWAFEIPEAELSQTEDNQITIYLFDSDNNRSNEEVFTLKDNRKPILTLVETTGTIDGVSDFEGTLKWSDEDTDELAIYYSIDGGAKQLLSKVMNTDKGVEQTLAYKIPSLVLAGTKPMYKVEFWIEDNNKTSDSKELTLIKNNQPSIQADFSVEKTEIFETESNSYQATIINNAQEPSEWTDVVYETDAFPKNVIVDKTTVKVNGALVPEAQISFETDRKLKVALGKITPKTVTKITYDVHSLVAEPPITEAIIVNQTYKVSGKTHSETVVEKTSMVQTFTIKPQEPKINVLYLEDGNEAHELATEPIKEGKMGETIALSPKIIDGYRVSRITVDGMEQLPLPETITVEFGKDKEVIFYYEGKLEFKSAPTLLDFGTQTGNVHGMTVDSPEVVGSPLVISDTRATKQRWSLKAKITEPLTSLENDQVILTDVIKYKNSTEDILLTDADSVIFSHENKVSGAYDITANHWNKGEGFLMEFPPGSIKALGKYHAVMTITLENAK; encoded by the coding sequence ATGAAAAAAGGAATGATCAGAAGCAAGCAATTTTTTTTAATTAGTTTCCTCTTTGTTGTGGGAATATTTTTTACTAGTATATCTAGTTCACAAATCAAAGCAAAAAAAGATGAGACAAAAGGAGTATCTAATAGAAATCTATCGTCTTATGTGACGGAAGAAGAATGGATGCCGATTACGAAATATGAGTTTTCTAAAGTTCGTGTAGGTCTGGATCAATTTTTGGCATTTAATTTTGGGGGAAGTAAAGACGTTGAACTAGGGAATCTTCCCTATACTACAGAACAGTTAAATGAGGACAATTTAACTCCTATACTGACACCAACTTTTTACTATTTAGATGGAGAAAAATATATTTCTACTATTTTTGATGTTGGAGTTCCGGGAGATTTTGATGATGGTAGACCTGGGTCAAGTAGTGGATTAATTATAATGGATAATGAATTTACCCATGAATTTGGAAATCTTTATGGTAATTATGATCCGTCAATTGTTTTCAAGAATTTTAAACAATATAAGAAAAATGGAAGTAATGGCAGTCTATCTTTAAAAAATGTTTTTGAATTGGAATCGTCCAATGATCCATCCTATCATTTGAAAATAACGCAAACGATGGAATACGTTAGTGATGACGGCCGGGTACTGGTTACGTATGAATATCAAAACTTATCTACAGAAACGATAACAGATTATGCATTTGGTTCTTTGTTAGATACAAAATTAGGTGAAGACGATGATGTTAATATCTACTATATCGGGAAAAAACGTGGTTTATATATTGAAAATGAAGGGTATAGACTAGATTTTCGTTTTGATATGCCAAATGGCGCAGCAAACTGGCAAGGAACAGATTATGCTGGTGGTGGAGCTTTTGCGAACAATTTTATTAGTGTTGACGATACTGGTCAAGAACAATTGGGCGAAGATCAAGCAGCTGAAGGCATGGTTGCTGAGGTGCAAGGTGACTCAGCAATCATTTTCAAAACCAAACCAGTTACGTTAAAAACAGGAGAATCAACGAAATTAGCCTACGGTGTTTCGGTATCAGCAATGGATCTGGCACCAAAAATAACAAGTAAAAATGAAAATGGCACGTATTTTGGCGGCAATGTCACCGTGGAAGGTACGTGGCAAGATATAGATAGTAATTCGGCTGATTTATACGCCAAAATAAATGGCAAAACACCAATTAAACTTAATAAAGATAAACTAATGAATGACCCTAAAAATACCGTACACGATTGGGCATTTGAAATACCAGAAGCAGAATTATCTCAAACAGAGGACAATCAAATTACGATTTATCTTTTTGATAGTGATAATAATCGCTCCAACGAAGAAGTATTCACACTGAAAGACAATCGCAAACCTATATTGACATTAGTTGAAACAACAGGAACAATTGATGGTGTTAGTGATTTTGAAGGAACACTAAAATGGAGTGATGAGGACACAGATGAATTAGCCATCTATTACTCTATCGATGGTGGTGCTAAACAATTATTAAGTAAGGTAATGAATACCGATAAAGGAGTCGAACAAACTTTAGCATATAAAATCCCAAGTTTAGTATTAGCTGGGACAAAGCCAATGTATAAAGTAGAATTTTGGATAGAAGATAATAACAAAACTTCTGATAGTAAAGAATTGACTCTAATCAAAAATAATCAACCAAGTATACAAGCAGATTTTTCTGTTGAAAAGACTGAAATCTTTGAAACAGAATCGAATTCATATCAAGCTACAATCATCAATAATGCACAAGAACCTTCTGAATGGACGGATGTTGTATACGAGACTGATGCTTTTCCAAAAAATGTTATTGTCGATAAGACTACAGTGAAGGTAAATGGTGCACTTGTTCCAGAAGCACAAATCAGCTTTGAAACGGATAGAAAACTAAAAGTAGCTCTTGGAAAAATAACACCAAAAACGGTTACTAAAATCACATACGACGTACATTCTTTAGTTGCGGAACCACCTATAACAGAGGCAATAATCGTAAATCAAACGTACAAAGTAAGTGGAAAAACGCATAGTGAAACGGTGGTTGAAAAAACATCTATGGTTCAAACATTTACAATTAAGCCGCAAGAACCTAAAATCAATGTTCTGTATTTAGAAGATGGCAATGAAGCACATGAATTAGCAACAGAACCAATAAAAGAAGGTAAAATGGGAGAAACAATCGCTTTAAGTCCAAAAATAATTGATGGGTATAGGGTATCCAGAATTACGGTGGATGGTATGGAGCAGCTTCCTTTACCCGAAACAATAACTGTAGAATTTGGAAAAGATAAAGAGGTAATTTTCTACTATGAAGGAAAGTTAGAATTTAAATCAGCTCCGACTCTATTAGATTTTGGTACTCAAACGGGGAATGTTCACGGAATGACAGTGGATAGTCCAGAAGTGGTTGGTTCACCTTTAGTGATTTCAGATACACGAGCTACGAAGCAAAGATGGTCGCTTAAAGCCAAAATCACTGAACCGCTGACTAGTCTTGAAAATGACCAAGTAATTTTGACAGATGTAATTAAGTATAAAAATTCAACAGAAGATATTCTGCTAACAGATGCAGATAGTGTTATATTTAGTCATGAGAATAAAGTTTCAGGAGCTTATGATATTACCGCCAACCATTGGAATAAAGGCGAAGGATTCTTAATGGAGTTTCCACCTGGCTCAATCAAAGCTTTAGGAAAGTATCATGCTGTAATGACAATTACGTTGGAAAATGCCAAGTAA
- a CDS encoding low temperature requirement protein A: MQVLKKEVSEFELFYDLIFAYAISRIASILFVGADQRFSFKSLGEFFMLTLVFWTIWTYQTVFANRFSIKNKLNALFLFFDMFWVIVLAQAIHVDFEKTHFTFAGATSILFFSIALQYYLKMRTTEDPVVKKLCYQLMIVLCGSGLIGFSTILPWGSYAVRFAVYVLSIFITAFFPIVMKKALEDFPTNFGHLTERYSLFTLLLFGEAVIAVASTILFNQISIGSVLFFMLVVVLFLFYNTVYKAGIDRAKATAGLVLIHSHYFIFVGLGLSIVLYENYVNGEIQPLFFLLSLAGSLLCFLGGTMANMIFYSKQKYNYGSFISKTVLYFAAWIVVSLLLQDFMVPFLLVNILFLLFLLYQVKQELKKESSVQMD; the protein is encoded by the coding sequence ATGCAGGTACTGAAAAAAGAAGTTTCCGAGTTTGAGCTGTTTTATGATTTGATTTTTGCTTATGCAATTAGTCGGATTGCTTCGATCTTGTTTGTTGGTGCAGATCAACGATTTTCTTTCAAAAGCTTGGGAGAATTTTTCATGTTGACCTTGGTTTTTTGGACGATTTGGACCTATCAAACTGTTTTTGCTAACCGTTTTTCTATTAAAAATAAGCTTAATGCCCTGTTTTTATTCTTTGATATGTTTTGGGTGATTGTCTTAGCTCAAGCAATTCATGTTGATTTTGAAAAGACTCATTTTACTTTTGCTGGGGCAACGTCTATTTTATTTTTTAGTATTGCTTTACAGTATTATTTGAAGATGAGGACCACAGAAGATCCAGTGGTTAAAAAGTTGTGTTATCAATTGATGATTGTGTTATGTGGAAGTGGCTTGATTGGATTTAGTACGATTTTGCCATGGGGATCATACGCTGTTCGATTTGCTGTGTATGTACTTTCTATTTTTATTACGGCCTTTTTTCCAATCGTTATGAAAAAAGCGTTAGAAGATTTTCCAACAAATTTTGGTCATTTAACCGAGCGGTATAGTTTGTTTACATTGTTATTATTTGGTGAAGCAGTGATTGCGGTAGCTAGTACGATTCTTTTTAATCAGATAAGTATAGGTAGCGTGTTATTTTTTATGCTAGTAGTTGTACTGTTTCTCTTTTATAATACAGTGTATAAAGCAGGAATTGACCGAGCAAAGGCGACTGCAGGTTTGGTTTTGATTCATTCTCATTATTTTATTTTTGTTGGTCTAGGCTTGTCGATTGTTTTATATGAAAATTATGTGAATGGTGAAATCCAACCACTTTTTTTTCTATTGAGTTTGGCAGGCAGTTTGCTTTGTTTTTTAGGGGGAACGATGGCTAATATGATTTTTTATAGTAAACAAAAATACAACTACGGGTCGTTTATAAGTAAAACTGTTCTTTATTTTGCAGCCTGGATCGTAGTAAGTTTGCTATTACAGGATTTTATGGTACCCTTTTTATTGGTAAATATACTATTTTTGTTATTTTTACTTTATCAAGTAAAACAAGAATTAAAAAAGGAATCTAGTGTACAAATGGACTGA
- a CDS encoding toxic anion resistance protein has protein sequence MEDKPKDVTPVSDTLDDLLNNPFSTPVDSLTATQQSEISALQDQQVATRLVDKLPEERQAQARELASKIDAQDSQAVITYGAAAQTKLGEFSQSMLNHVQSQDIGPVGDSLTDLMYRLNEANPDELRAGEGNIFQKMFGKVKQSIFEITAKYQKIGAQIDKIAVKLDKEKNGLLKDNLMLEQLYNKNKDYFDALNIYIAAGELKIEELQTKIIPEAMQKAEETGDQMDVQIANDYTQFLDRLDKRTHDLRLARQITIQQAPQIRLIQNTNQALAEKIQASINTAIPLWKNQVVIALTLLRQKDAVTAQRQVSETTNDLLKKNSEMLKISAIETAKENERGIVDIETLQKTQNDLVETIQETLRIQQEGKEKRRAAEIELGHMEEDLKNKLLELTQ, from the coding sequence ATGGAAGATAAGCCAAAAGATGTGACACCTGTCAGCGATACTTTAGATGATTTGCTGAATAACCCGTTTTCAACTCCTGTTGATTCTCTGACAGCAACACAACAAAGTGAAATTTCTGCTTTACAAGATCAACAAGTTGCTACTAGATTAGTAGATAAATTACCGGAAGAGCGTCAAGCTCAAGCAAGAGAATTGGCTTCTAAAATTGATGCGCAAGATTCTCAAGCAGTGATCACTTATGGAGCTGCTGCTCAAACAAAATTGGGAGAATTTTCTCAGTCTATGCTAAATCACGTTCAGTCTCAAGATATTGGACCTGTAGGTGATTCTTTAACCGATCTGATGTACAGACTAAATGAAGCGAACCCAGATGAATTACGTGCTGGTGAAGGAAATATTTTCCAAAAAATGTTTGGAAAAGTGAAACAGTCTATCTTTGAAATCACAGCTAAATACCAAAAAATTGGTGCACAAATCGATAAAATTGCTGTAAAATTAGACAAAGAAAAAAATGGACTTCTAAAAGACAATTTGATGCTTGAACAGCTTTATAATAAGAATAAAGACTATTTTGATGCCTTAAATATCTATATTGCTGCTGGCGAATTAAAGATTGAAGAGCTTCAAACAAAAATCATCCCTGAAGCAATGCAAAAAGCAGAAGAAACTGGCGATCAAATGGATGTCCAAATCGCTAACGATTACACGCAGTTTTTAGATCGTTTAGACAAACGCACTCATGATTTACGTTTAGCACGTCAAATTACGATTCAGCAAGCACCACAAATTCGTTTGATCCAAAATACAAACCAAGCGCTAGCTGAGAAAATCCAAGCATCTATCAACACTGCAATTCCACTTTGGAAAAACCAAGTAGTGATTGCTTTAACCCTTTTACGTCAAAAAGATGCTGTTACTGCACAACGCCAAGTATCTGAAACAACAAATGATTTGTTGAAGAAAAATTCTGAAATGCTTAAAATTTCTGCAATTGAAACTGCTAAAGAAAATGAACGTGGCATTGTGGATATAGAAACATTACAAAAAACGCAAAATGACTTAGTCGAAACGATCCAAGAAACACTACGTATCCAACAAGAAGGAAAAGAAAAACGCCGTGCAGCCGAGATCGAACTCGGTCACATGGAAGAAGATTTAAAAAACAAATTATTGGAATTGACACAATAA
- a CDS encoding CHY zinc finger protein — MVKIVGSMVDNEGRCIHYDSQVDVVANKCSFCKKYYACFRCHDEHENHSFLSWPISKNPDEKIVVCGSCHYEMTYSEYSTNRCLNCGHLFNKNCSIHQRIYFEIND; from the coding sequence GTGGTAAAAATAGTTGGTTCAATGGTAGATAATGAAGGTAGATGTATTCATTATGATTCTCAAGTTGATGTGGTTGCTAACAAATGTTCCTTTTGCAAAAAGTATTATGCTTGTTTCCGTTGTCATGATGAACACGAAAACCATTCGTTTTTATCCTGGCCAATTTCAAAAAATCCAGATGAGAAAATAGTTGTTTGTGGAAGTTGCCATTATGAGATGACTTATAGCGAATATAGTACGAATAGATGCTTAAATTGTGGTCATTTATTTAACAAAAATTGCTCAATACACCAGCGTATATACTTTGAAATAAATGATTAA
- a CDS encoding 5'-methylthioadenosine/adenosylhomocysteine nucleosidase → MKIGIIGAMDQEVKILKEALSDTRSWERAGAVFVSGSLGRHEVIVVRSGIGKVLSAVTTTLLIHQYGVNMVINTGSAGGIGQGLAVGDLVIADKLAYFDVDVTGFGYKPGQLPGMPLYYESSDYLKLEMKKAAEKTGMSTHHGLIVTGDSFVNDKEKVKHILTDFPEALACEMEGAAIAQAAAQFKIPFLVVRAISDTADNEASQTFDEFIEEAGEKSAQMVIHFVKHLV, encoded by the coding sequence ATGAAAATTGGAATTATCGGAGCAATGGATCAGGAAGTAAAAATTTTAAAAGAAGCCTTATCTGACACTCGATCTTGGGAAAGAGCTGGGGCTGTATTTGTTTCGGGTTCTTTAGGTCGCCATGAAGTGATTGTTGTTCGTTCAGGAATCGGAAAAGTGTTATCGGCAGTTACAACGACATTATTGATTCATCAATATGGTGTAAATATGGTAATCAATACTGGATCGGCAGGAGGCATTGGTCAAGGATTAGCAGTTGGCGATTTAGTGATTGCTGATAAATTAGCTTATTTTGACGTTGATGTAACTGGATTTGGCTATAAACCAGGTCAATTACCAGGAATGCCTTTATATTATGAATCAAGTGATTACTTGAAATTAGAAATGAAGAAGGCGGCCGAAAAGACAGGTATGTCCACACATCACGGCTTGATCGTAACAGGAGATTCTTTTGTTAACGATAAGGAAAAAGTGAAACACATCCTTACTGATTTTCCTGAAGCTTTAGCTTGTGAAATGGAAGGTGCAGCAATTGCTCAAGCAGCCGCTCAGTTTAAGATTCCGTTTTTAGTCGTTCGAGCAATCAGTGATACAGCGGATAATGAAGCTTCTCAAACATTCGACGAATTTATTGAAGAAGCTGGCGAAAAATCGGCACAAATGGTGATTCATTTTGTAAAGCATCTAGTTTAG
- a CDS encoding cysteine hydrolase family protein codes for MKALISIDYTNDFVATNGALTTGSAGQEIEQAIVDITETFTNNEDFVVYAIDCHNQNDSYHPENTLFPPHNLAGTDGRKLYGKLADIYEKSREQEMVYWIDKRHYSAFSGTDLDIRLRERRITDVHLIGVCTDICVLHTAVDAYNLGYKIVIHKNAVASFDPIGHEWALKHFKETLGAEIVE; via the coding sequence ATGAAAGCGCTGATTTCTATTGATTACACAAATGATTTTGTAGCAACAAATGGCGCGCTGACAACAGGTAGCGCAGGTCAGGAAATTGAACAAGCGATTGTGGATATAACAGAGACGTTTACCAACAACGAGGATTTCGTGGTTTATGCGATTGATTGTCATAATCAAAATGATTCCTATCATCCAGAAAATACGTTGTTTCCACCTCATAATCTTGCTGGCACGGATGGACGAAAACTTTATGGTAAGTTAGCTGATATCTATGAAAAAAGTCGTGAACAAGAAATGGTTTATTGGATTGATAAACGTCACTATTCTGCTTTTAGCGGAACGGATTTAGATATTCGTCTACGTGAACGAAGAATTACAGATGTTCATTTGATTGGTGTTTGTACGGATATTTGTGTATTGCATACAGCAGTTGATGCCTATAATTTAGGGTATAAAATTGTTATTCATAAAAATGCTGTGGCAAGCTTTGATCCAATTGGACATGAATGGGCGTTAAAACATTTTAAAGAAACATTAGGTGCAGAAATAGTTGAATAG
- a CDS encoding toxin Cry1Ac domain D-VI-related protein codes for MIDFEHGIQESKNLVEELFTDNTHTAIRLSTTQIRIDTVKQMVNDLFDPTIKSELLTEIAKAQKNFILEKSNANAWDINTWVNKKDDIKLQAENIKKEPGLYEVIITLGQLKKAITVELKPGELLFEKRPNEINFGEPTIKSKTQYISTDVGVNFLIKDNRFVQENWRLTTKLAQPFQTETGIKTNSTIVLKNNHTITPLDENKTVELFQSDSNQRSIELNYNNTQQQEFLLEMLPGSLLANKLYTAKIMWLIETGP; via the coding sequence TTGATTGATTTTGAACATGGTATCCAAGAATCCAAAAATTTGGTAGAAGAACTTTTTACAGACAATACTCATACGGCTATCCGTCTAAGTACCACTCAAATAAGAATCGATACCGTCAAACAAATGGTCAATGACTTATTCGATCCAACAATAAAATCAGAACTTTTGACCGAAATAGCCAAAGCACAAAAAAACTTTATTTTAGAAAAAAGTAATGCAAATGCTTGGGATATAAACACTTGGGTAAACAAAAAAGACGACATCAAGCTACAAGCTGAAAATATAAAAAAAGAGCCTGGTTTGTATGAAGTCATTATTACTCTGGGGCAATTAAAAAAAGCAATCACCGTTGAGTTGAAGCCTGGTGAACTACTGTTTGAAAAACGCCCTAATGAAATTAATTTTGGAGAACCAACAATTAAGTCAAAAACACAATATATCTCAACCGATGTAGGTGTTAACTTTCTCATAAAAGACAACCGATTTGTTCAGGAAAACTGGCGTTTAACCACAAAACTTGCTCAGCCGTTTCAAACAGAAACTGGAATAAAAACAAACTCAACTATTGTTTTAAAAAATAACCATACGATCACTCCTTTAGATGAAAATAAAACCGTTGAACTATTCCAAAGCGACTCTAATCAGCGGAGTATCGAACTAAATTACAATAACACTCAACAGCAAGAATTTTTACTCGAGATGTTACCAGGAAGTCTGTTGGCAAATAAACTATACACGGCGAAAATCATGTGGCTTATAGAAACTGGGCCTTAA
- a CDS encoding 5-bromo-4-chloroindolyl phosphate hydrolysis family protein: MRKGKLIQIIAYLFLASFVLRFITGIHLPAIVVALLILLVLIFTGKKKQIGKKEDQLPTLTKTKEEHYAQLGMTDQEIDFFRDTMNSTKKQIVQLQENMNASTKLRAIDLRNDTLRISKALFKELVKEPKKLHLANHFLYTHLPNLVDLTTKYLEIDDHEIKNKQTYEKLEESAQIIDQVSKLIKKDYEQFVSDDLEDLDIEISVAKNSLKRDNENENNF; the protein is encoded by the coding sequence ATGAGAAAAGGAAAACTTATCCAAATAATTGCTTATTTATTTTTAGCTAGTTTCGTTCTGCGTTTTATTACTGGTATACATTTACCAGCAATTGTCGTGGCTCTTTTGATTCTTTTGGTATTAATTTTCACTGGAAAAAAGAAACAAATTGGAAAAAAAGAAGATCAATTACCTACTCTGACAAAAACTAAAGAGGAACATTATGCACAGCTGGGTATGACAGATCAGGAAATAGACTTTTTCCGAGACACGATGAATAGTACTAAAAAACAAATTGTTCAATTGCAAGAAAATATGAACGCTTCTACCAAGCTGCGCGCGATTGATTTGCGGAACGATACATTACGAATATCTAAAGCGCTCTTTAAAGAACTCGTTAAAGAACCTAAAAAATTGCATTTAGCAAATCACTTTTTGTATACTCATTTGCCGAATTTGGTAGATTTGACGACTAAGTATTTAGAGATTGATGATCATGAAATAAAAAATAAACAAACCTATGAAAAACTCGAAGAAAGTGCCCAAATCATTGACCAAGTCTCTAAATTGATAAAAAAAGATTATGAGCAATTTGTTTCTGACGATTTAGAAGACTTAGATATTGAAATTTCTGTTGCCAAAAACAGTTTAAAAAGAGATAATGAAAATGAGAATAACTTTTAA